In Candidatus Eremiobacterota bacterium, the genomic stretch GATATGCGTTCGCGCCGAACTCGTTCGCGCCGGTGATGACCTCGTCGCCGGGACCCAGGTCGAGCCCTTGCGCGATGATCGTCGCACCGTCCCCGGTGTTGCGGAGCAGCGCGATCTCTTCGCCTCGCCCGCCGATGAAGTCGGCGATGCGGCGGCGGTACGCGGGCACTGCGGCTTCGCGCGGCCACGTCCCGAGGACGCCGCGCGCGGCGTGGTCGTCGACCATCGCGCGCACGGCATCGCGCGTCGCGATCGGCAGCACACCCACGGCGGCGTGGTTGACGTAGACGAGCCCGGGCGCGAGCGCGAACGCTTCGCGGGCCAGCGGCGCCGAAGCTGCTATCAACTCGTCGGGCTGGCGTTGACCACGATGTCGGCCCGGGACGCTCCCGGCGCAACGCGCAGTTTCCCGCCGGCGAGGCGGGTGACGAACGTGTCGAGCGGAACGTACAAGTCGCCGTCGCGCATGAACGCCGTGCCGCGCATCGTCACCGCGCCGTCGTTGACCTTCGCGGTGCGGCTCCCGGCCGTGAACGTTCCGGTCGTCGTGCCGATCGAGACGACGACCGCCTTCCCTTGAAACGTGAGCAGTCCGTCGAACGCTTTCACCAGCTTGACGACGTCGGCATAGATCACGCCGTCGTGGAGCAGCGCGACGTCGCCGACCCGGTCGAGCGGGCGGCCGTCGAGCGTGACCGCGACGATGCGGTCGGCGGCGCGGGCGGGCGCAGCGGCGCCGAGCAGCGAGGCGGTGATGACGAGGACGGCGGCGAGTCTCTTCATGAGTAGATATCCTTGGTGTGCCAGGCGATGTTCTGCGCCCGGTCGCCGACGCGCTCGATGATCGAGACCACGAAGAGCAACAGGGTACCTGCCGGTACCGTACCCGGATCGCGCTGCATCTCAGCCTGGAGCGCCTCGATCCCGCTTCGGTAGAGCGTGTCGACCTGGTCGTCGCGCTCGATCACGTCGTCGGCGAGCGCGGCGTCGCCCTCGCGGTAGGCGCGCATCACATCCTGCAGCATCTCGTAGGCCAAGTTGGCGATGCGCCCGACCTCCACGCTCGCCGGGCGCACCGAGACGTCGGCCAGCTTGATCGCGTTCTTCGCGATGTCGACCGCATAGTCGCCGATGCGCTCGAGGTCGGTGACGATCTGCAGCATCCCCGCGATCGCGCGCAACTCGCCCGCAACCGGCTGCTGCTTCCAGATCAGCTCGATGCAGGCCGTCTCGACGCGGCGGCGGGTGTCGTCGATCTCGTCGTCGCCCGCGACCACGCGGCCGGCCAGGACGACGTCGCGCCGTTCGAGCGACTGCATCGCCGAACGGATGGCATCGGAGACGAGCGCGCCCAGTCGGACGACGTCGAGGCGCGTGTTCTCCAGCGCCTGGTGGTACGCGGTACGCATGGCATCCCCACCATAGCAGAGGGGAGGGCGTTCCTCAAACCCCGTGGTACGGCGGCGCGATGGAGACGATCCTGATCGACGGCGAAGGCGGCCCGGTCGCCACCATCACGCTGAACCGGCCGGCCTCTTTGAACGCTCTTAACGTGCGGATGCTGGACGAGCTGAGCGACGCCTTCGCGCGGCTCGGGCGTGACGAGAACGTTCGCGCGCTGATCCTCACCGGCGCCGGGACGAAGGCCTTCGCCGCCGGCGCGGACATCGGCGAGCTGAACGCGCTTCCCAGCGCGCGCGCCGCCGAAGCGCAAGCGCGCACAGGACAAGCGCTCACGACGCTGATCGAGCGGCTGCGCGTCCCGGTGATCGCCGCGGTGAACGGCTTCGCGCTGGGCGGCGGCTGCGAGCTCGCGATGGCGTGCGACATCCGCGTCGCGAGCGAGAACGCGAAGTTCGGCCAGCCTGAGGTGAACCTCGGGATCCTGCCCGGCTACGGCGGCACGCAGCGCCTGACGCGCCTGGTCGGCGAGGGCACGGCAATGTACCTCTGCCTGACCGGCGAGATGATCGACGCCCAAGAAGCACTGCGGGTCGGGCTGGTCCAGAAGGTGGTCCCGCTCGACAGCCTGCTCGGCGAAGCCCAGCGAATCGCCGGCCTGATCGCCGACAAGGCACCGCTAGCCGTGGCCGCTGCGAAGCGCGCGATCGTCGACGGCGCCTCGGTTCCACTGGCCGACGGGCTCGCGCTGGAAGCACTCCTTTTCGGCCAGACCGTGACGACCGACGACTTCCGCGAAGGCTCCCGAGCCTTCCTCGACAAGCGAAAAGCCGAGTTCAGCGGCCGCTAGAGGCGAGCCGTTTTGCGAGGCGCCGTGTAGCGGGCGGTGACGGCGGACATCTCGGTTTCGACGTTGGGGTCGAAGCCGATCCAGCGGGCGACGACGCGGCCGCCCCCGTCGACCGCGAAGAGCGACGGATAGCCCGTGACGCCGAAGGCGTGGGCGACGGTCTGGTCCGGGTCGAGCGCGACGTCCGCCATCTTGAACCGGGTCGCGAAATTGCGCGCGGTCGAAGGGTCCTCGCCGACGTCGACCGAGATCACCTCGACCGCCGGGTGGGACTTCTTGAAGTGCTGGACCAGCGGGATCGAAGCGCGGCACGGGTCGCACCAGGAGGCCCAGAAGTCGAGGAAGACGAGCCGGCCGCGGTTGCGCCCGAGGTCGAAGCGGCCGCCGTCCAGCGTCGCGAGCGAGACCGGAGGCGCTTGGACGACGTCGCGGTGCAGCCGCGGGAGCACGACGAATCGGGCCAGCGCGACGAGGACCACCAAGACGGCGAGGACGTCGAGCCCGCGCGCGGCCCAGCGGCGCAGCGAGGACATTGCGCTGCGCTTCGCCTTCGCAGGGAAAGCGCCCCCCGCGCCGCACCTCCACGACGATGCCGACGACCCGAGCAGCCTCTGCGACGATCGACGCCCGCACCTTGCCCGCGACCAACCGAAGCGCGCGCATCTTCGACACGTTCGACAAGCTGCCGCTGGGCGGCATCCTCGAACTGAACGAGGAGAGCGATCCGCGCGCGCTGCGCAACGAGTTTCAGCAGTACCGCGCGGGGCGGTTCTCGTGGGACGCGCGCAACCTCGGCAGCGGGCGCTGGACGATCCGTTTGGAACGCATCGACGAGCGCGCCGACACCGCGACGTTCCTCTCGCACACCGCGCCCTTCGCGAACGCGAAGCAGTCGACGATCAACGAGCTCGCCGCGGTCGCGACCGAACGCTCGTACCGCACCGGCGACACGATCTTCGACGAAGGCGAGATGTGGCCGTACCTCGGCTTCGTGCGCAGCGGCAAGGTCGTCTACACGCTGCTCTCACCGGACGGCAAGACGCACGCGCTCGGGGAGCGGCTCACCCACGATCCGCTCAACGAGTCGGGGACGTTCGACGGCGGCGGCGCGACGACGCGCGCCGAGGCGCTGACCGACTGCACCATCGTGCTGATCCCCTCGGAAGCCGTGCTGCATGCGGTGCGCAACGACGCGGAACTGGCACTGGGATTCCTCGCCGCCTCCTCGCAAGCGCGCCGGCGCTCGATCGACACGATCGCGGACCTGGCCTTTGCGCACGTGCTGCAGCGCGTCGCGAAGTTCCTGATCTCGTACGCGCCGGCGACGACCGGGATGGCGCCCGGGCTCCCCGGCGTCGAGAACCTCTCGCAGGCGCAGATCGCCGCCGCGGCCGGAACCGTGCGCGACATGGCGGCCCGCGCGCTGATCCGGCTCAAGAACGCCCAGGCCGTCGAGCTCGACCGCGGGCGCGTCAAGGCCATCGACCGGCTTCGTTTGGAGGCCTTTGCGCACGGAGTGCAGGCGCCTCCGGTTTAATACGTAGAAGAGACGGCCCGATGCGTCGTTTCTTGCTTTCCCTCGTCGCGGCGTTGCTGGCCGTGGCGCCCGCGCTCGCCTTGGCGAAGCTCGCCTACCCCGCCGCCCCGCGCGGCAACGTGACCGACACCTACTTCGGAACCGTCGTCGCGGACCCGTACCGCTGGATGGAAGACGTCGACTCGCCGCAGACGACGGCCTGGGTCAAGGCCGAAGGCGATCTGACGCGCGCGTACCTGGACGCGATCCCGCAGCGCAGCGCGATCAAGCTGGCGTACCGCAAGCTGTTCGACTACGAGAAGCTCAGCGCGCCGTTCCATCAAGGGAAGTGGTGGTTCTTCTCGCGCAACAGCGGCTTGCAGAACCAAAGCGTGCAGTACGTGCGCCTCGGCGAGAACGGAACGCCGCGCGTCTTGCTCGATCCGAACAAGCTCGCCGCTGACGGCACCGTCGCGCTGGCCGGATTCAGCCTCACGCACGACGGCAGCTTGCTGGCGTACGCGACGCAGAGCTCGGGCTCCGACTGGCAGACCTGGCACGTGAAGGACGTCGCGACCGGCGTCGACCGGCCCGACGTGATTCGGTGGAG encodes the following:
- the phoU gene encoding phosphate signaling complex protein PhoU — protein: MRTAYHQALENTRLDVVRLGALVSDAIRSAMQSLERRDVVLAGRVVAGDDEIDDTRRRVETACIELIWKQQPVAGELRAIAGMLQIVTDLERIGDYAVDIAKNAIKLADVSVRPASVEVGRIANLAYEMLQDVMRAYREGDAALADDVIERDDQVDTLYRSGIEALQAEMQRDPGTVPAGTLLLFVVSIIERVGDRAQNIAWHTKDIYS
- a CDS encoding enoyl-CoA hydratase/isomerase family protein, whose protein sequence is METILIDGEGGPVATITLNRPASLNALNVRMLDELSDAFARLGRDENVRALILTGAGTKAFAAGADIGELNALPSARAAEAQARTGQALTTLIERLRVPVIAAVNGFALGGGCELAMACDIRVASENAKFGQPEVNLGILPGYGGTQRLTRLVGEGTAMYLCLTGEMIDAQEALRVGLVQKVVPLDSLLGEAQRIAGLIADKAPLAVAAAKRAIVDGASVPLADGLALEALLFGQTVTTDDFREGSRAFLDKRKAEFSGR
- a CDS encoding TlpA family protein disulfide reductase; this translates as MSSLRRWAARGLDVLAVLVVLVALARFVVLPRLHRDVVQAPPVSLATLDGGRFDLGRNRGRLVFLDFWASWCDPCRASIPLVQHFKKSHPAVEVISVDVGEDPSTARNFATRFKMADVALDPDQTVAHAFGVTGYPSLFAVDGGGRVVARWIGFDPNVETEMSAVTARYTAPRKTARL
- a CDS encoding DUF2249 domain-containing protein, with translation MPTTRAASATIDARTLPATNRSARIFDTFDKLPLGGILELNEESDPRALRNEFQQYRAGRFSWDARNLGSGRWTIRLERIDERADTATFLSHTAPFANAKQSTINELAAVATERSYRTGDTIFDEGEMWPYLGFVRSGKVVYTLLSPDGKTHALGERLTHDPLNESGTFDGGGATTRAEALTDCTIVLIPSEAVLHAVRNDAELALGFLAASSQARRRSIDTIADLAFAHVLQRVAKFLISYAPATTGMAPGLPGVENLSQAQIAAAAGTVRDMAARALIRLKNAQAVELDRGRVKAIDRLRLEAFAHGVQAPPV